In one Lycium barbarum isolate Lr01 chromosome 7, ASM1917538v2, whole genome shotgun sequence genomic region, the following are encoded:
- the LOC132601431 gene encoding uncharacterized protein LOC132601431 encodes MEKYGGVPVQFSETEDFIHCIDTCQLTDLGFKRSMYTWWNGRSNEACIFKRSDRCLGNQALQNLFPNFEVEHLIKQGSDHNPLAISTRSSSTPIKKPFRFLNFWVEHESFLDVVKENWQEWHSADPFFNFQNKLKKRRLQKVQAGLIRFYAIEEKFWKQKTGMQWFADGDRNTKFFHAHVNGKRRRLQLKRIQDHGGDWVEAEEDIVEEAIRFYSDQFREETIRSDFTLLKHIPKMITAK; translated from the exons ATGGAGAAATATGGAGGAGTACCTGTACAATTCTCAGAAACAGAAGACTTCATACACTGTATAGACACATGTCAACTAACAGATTTGGGATTTAAAAGAAGCATGtatacttggtggaatgggagatcAAATGAGGCTTGCATTTTCAAGAGATCGGATAGGTGCTTGGGAAACCAAGCTTTACAGAACCTTTTTCCCAACTTTGAAGTAGAACATTTGATCAAGCAAGGTTCAGATCATAATCCTTTAGCCATATCTACCAGATCCAGTTCTACCCCAATCAAGAAACCTTTCAGATTCTTGAATTTTTGGGTGGAGCATGAATCTTTTTTGGATGTAGTAAAGGAGAACTGGCAAGAATGGCACAGTGCTGACCCCTTTTTTAATTTCCAGAATAAATTGAAAAAG AGGAGATTACAGAAGGTGCAAGCTGGATTAATAAGGTTCTATGCAATTGAAGAGAAATTTTGGAAACAAAAGACAGGTATGCAATGGTTTGCTGATGGAGATAGGAATACAAAGTTTTTCCATGCTCAtgtaaatggaaaaagaagaagaCTGCAGTTGAAAAGGATTCAAGATCATGGAGGGGATTGGGTAGAAGCAGAGGAAGATATAGTCGAAGAAGCCATCAGATTTTATTCAGATCAATTCAGAGAAGAGACTATTCGCTCTGATTTTACCTTGCTTAAGCACATTCCAAAGATGATAACAGCAAAATAG